Proteins encoded within one genomic window of Streptomyces profundus:
- a CDS encoding transposase, protein MASVITASEPSWIAPFTGLSARQFGKLVTALRREGADPVRKGRPWSLPLEDRVLLVAAYWRTNLTLRQLAPLFGVSKSAADRIIDRLGPALALQQRKRFRKDTVLIVDGTLVPTRDHQVAEQSKNYRYSTNHQVVIDADTRLIVAIGRPLPGNRNDCKAWELSGAKDSAGRTTVIADGGYQGTGLIIPHRRERGQADLPAWEEEHNASHCRVRTRVEHAFARMKTWKILRDCRLKGDGVHHAMLGIARLHNLTLVG, encoded by the coding sequence GTGGCTAGTGTGATCACGGCGTCGGAGCCGTCTTGGATAGCCCCGTTCACCGGGCTGAGCGCGCGGCAGTTCGGCAAGTTGGTCACCGCGCTGCGGCGGGAGGGGGCGGATCCGGTCCGCAAGGGCCGGCCCTGGAGCCTGCCATTGGAGGACCGGGTCCTGCTGGTCGCCGCGTACTGGCGCACGAACCTCACCCTGCGCCAGCTGGCGCCGTTGTTCGGAGTGTCGAAGTCGGCCGCGGACCGCATCATCGATCGCCTCGGCCCGGCACTCGCGCTCCAGCAGCGCAAGAGGTTCCGCAAGGACACCGTGCTGATCGTGGACGGCACCCTGGTCCCCACCCGCGACCACCAGGTGGCCGAGCAGTCCAAGAATTATCGGTACTCCACCAACCACCAGGTCGTCATCGACGCCGACACCCGGCTCATCGTCGCCATCGGCCGGCCGCTGCCCGGCAACCGCAACGACTGCAAGGCCTGGGAACTGTCCGGCGCCAAGGACTCCGCCGGCCGCACCACCGTTATCGCCGACGGCGGCTACCAGGGCACAGGCCTGATCATCCCGCACCGCCGTGAACGCGGCCAAGCCGATCTACCGGCCTGGGAAGAGGAGCACAACGCCTCCCACTGCAGGGTCCGGACACGTGTCGAGCACGCCTTCGCCCGCATGAAGACCTGGAAGATCCTCCGCGACTGCCGCCTGAAAGGCGATGGCGTCCACCACGCCATGCTCGGCATCGCCCGCCTGCATAACCTCACCCTCGTCGGCTGA
- a CDS encoding serine/threonine-protein kinase has product MLTPLAADDPPSIAGYRITHRVGAGGMGRVYLSHTPGGRPVAIKVIHPELASDPDFRQRLQQEVRAAQRVQGPYTAPVIDSDTEGPRPWFAAAYVAGPSLYAAVRTHGPLPLPAAARLLAGIAEALRGIHGAGVVHRDLKPSNVLLAQDGPRVIDFGISRALDFTSLTRSGFTAGTPAFMAPEQAMGQTATAAVDIFSLGMVAAFATIGSPPFGDGPPPAVLYRIVHEEPDLAGLPPALRELTARCLAREPAERPTAAEVVEECQRLLVDAPESADGWLPPAVAAEVERHLSTVTSLPPAVPAPAAPGPAVPPPGAWGPGTLPPATAQRRGRGRLVAFLLATGLCAALAGGAIGAMVLGGDDNGVEAGSGGDDDADTRGGDGGQEEPSPSPTSPEPSDEPEPDPEPTEQPEPEPEPTEQPDPNPEPEDYADIDIPARYMILFTDDPPTPRPVDNGGHGRGDFSYSYFTNSSLSTEPDNNMVLLEPGQDGSLDVCRAETRFTNDIVSNYISPGIQICVTTARGDIALVTLNERVTRTNSPSSYVNIDLTVWRSASRPDADN; this is encoded by the coding sequence GTGTTGACTCCTTTAGCGGCTGACGACCCGCCGTCCATAGCTGGTTACCGGATCACGCACCGGGTTGGCGCAGGGGGAATGGGAAGGGTTTATCTGTCACACACGCCCGGAGGGCGGCCGGTCGCCATCAAGGTGATCCATCCGGAGCTGGCCTCGGATCCCGACTTTCGGCAGCGGCTTCAGCAGGAGGTACGCGCCGCCCAGCGTGTCCAAGGCCCTTATACGGCCCCCGTCATCGACAGCGACACGGAAGGGCCGCGGCCGTGGTTCGCCGCCGCATACGTAGCGGGCCCCTCCCTGTATGCCGCCGTCCGGACGCATGGCCCGCTGCCACTGCCCGCCGCGGCTCGCCTGCTGGCCGGCATCGCCGAGGCGTTGCGGGGGATCCACGGCGCGGGTGTGGTGCATCGGGACCTCAAGCCGTCGAATGTGCTACTTGCCCAGGACGGTCCGAGAGTCATCGACTTCGGCATCTCCCGGGCACTCGACTTCACCTCGCTCACCCGTAGCGGATTCACCGCCGGCACGCCCGCGTTCATGGCACCGGAACAGGCGATGGGCCAAACGGCCACGGCCGCCGTGGACATCTTCTCCCTCGGCATGGTCGCGGCCTTCGCCACCATTGGCAGCCCACCCTTCGGAGACGGCCCGCCGCCCGCTGTGCTGTATCGGATCGTGCACGAGGAACCCGATCTGGCGGGGTTGCCGCCCGCCCTGCGGGAGTTGACCGCCCGCTGCCTGGCCAGGGAGCCGGCGGAACGCCCCACGGCCGCGGAGGTGGTCGAGGAGTGCCAACGGCTGCTGGTCGACGCACCGGAGTCCGCGGACGGATGGCTGCCTCCAGCCGTCGCCGCCGAGGTGGAACGCCACCTCTCCACGGTCACCTCGCTGCCCCCGGCGGTACCCGCACCCGCCGCGCCCGGACCAGCCGTCCCGCCGCCGGGCGCTTGGGGCCCGGGGACACTGCCCCCGGCCACCGCCCAGCGCCGGGGGCGTGGGCGACTCGTGGCGTTCCTGCTCGCCACCGGCCTGTGCGCGGCGCTGGCCGGCGGGGCCATCGGTGCCATGGTGCTGGGCGGCGATGACAACGGTGTCGAGGCCGGGAGCGGAGGTGACGACGATGCGGACACCCGTGGGGGAGACGGCGGACAGGAGGAGCCGTCGCCCTCACCGACCAGCCCGGAACCCAGCGACGAGCCGGAGCCGGACCCCGAGCCCACCGAACAGCCGGAGCCGGAGCCGGAGCCCACCGAGCAGCCGGACCCGAACCCCGAGCCGGAGGATTATGCGGACATCGACATTCCCGCGAGGTACATGATCCTGTTCACGGACGATCCGCCCACTCCCCGCCCCGTCGACAACGGTGGTCACGGCAGAGGCGACTTCAGCTACTCGTACTTCACCAACTCGTCGTTGAGCACCGAGCCGGACAACAACATGGTCCTCCTGGAGCCAGGACAGGACGGATCCCTGGACGTCTGTCGCGCGGAGACACGTTTCACGAATGACATCGTTTCCAACTACATCTCCCCCGGCATCCAGATCTGTGTCACCACCGCCCGCGGAGACATCGCCCTGGTCACCCTCAACGAGCGTGTGACCAGGACGAACTCACCGAGCAGCTATGTCAACATCGACCTGACGGTCTGGCGTAGCGCATCCAGGCCCGACGCGGACAACTGA
- a CDS encoding NlpC/P60 family protein — MRPYTALPPRLRRLRPHPSRLHRRLPTRRQPPTPASPRMPGDLLFYGTPHNIHHVGIRTGNGHMISAPSPANSSAKNATATQATTTSAPPDPGHTPVYLRKGISFSVSCHQLVPLGPGFTSMAVFRERTTLPSVRFQLVSRSCQRPPKSLGLPRVDSFSG, encoded by the coding sequence ATGCGGCCTTACACCGCCCTCCCACCCCGGCTTCGACGGCTCCGGCCTCACCCAAGCCGCCTACACCGCCGCCTACCAACACGCCGCCAGCCCCCAACTCCCGCCAGCCCCCGCATGCCCGGCGACCTCCTCTTCTACGGCACCCCCCACAACATCCACCACGTCGGCATCCGCACCGGCAACGGCCACATGATCAGCGCCCCAAGCCCGGCGAACTCGTCCGCGAAGAATGCCACCGCTACCCAGGCGACGACTACCTCGGCGCCACCAGACCCCGGGCACACCCCTGTATATCTCCGTAAGGGGATTTCGTTTTCAGTGTCCTGTCATCAACTGGTCCCCCTGGGTCCGGGATTCACGAGCATGGCTGTTTTCCGAGAGCGAACAACGCTTCCCTCGGTTCGATTTCAGTTGGTATCGCGCTCGTGTCAACGGCCGCCGAAGTCGCTAGGGTTACCACGTGTTGACTCCTTTAGCGGCTGA